One segment of Meriones unguiculatus strain TT.TT164.6M chromosome 3, Bangor_MerUng_6.1, whole genome shotgun sequence DNA contains the following:
- the Epha10 gene encoding ephrin type-A receptor 10 isoform X1, producing MEPGPGPHPLRLFVCLMPLCLALLLGPGRPGTAEEVVLLDSKASQAELGWTTLPSNGWEEISGVDEHDRPIRTYQVCNVLEPNQDNWLQTGWISRGRGQRIFVELQFTLRDCSSIPGAAGTCKETFNAYYLETEADLGRGRPRLGGNRPRKIDTIAADESFTQGDLGERKMKLNTEVREIGPLSRPGFHLAFQDVGACVALVSVRVYYKQCGATVRGLAAFPATAAESAFSTLVEVAGTCVAHSEGEPGSPPRMHCGADGEWLVPVGRCSCSAGFQERGDLCEACPPGFYKVSPRRPLCSPCPEHSLALENASIFCVCQDTYARSPTDPPSASCTRPPSAPRDLQYSLSRSPLALRLRWLPPADSGGRSDVTYSLLCLRCGRDGPAGACQPCGPRVAFVPRQAGLRERAATLLHLRPGARYTVRVAALNGVSGPAAAAGATYAQVTVSTGPGAPWEEDEIRRDRVEPQSVSLSWREPVPVGAPGTNGTEYEIRYYEKGQSEQTYSTVKTGAPAVTVTNLKPATRYVFQIRAASPGPSWEAQSFSPSIEVQTPREAASGSRDQSPAVVVTVVTISALLVLGSVMSVLAIWRRWVAGVILSVLAIWRRPCDGKGGGDAHDEEELYFHFKVPTRRTFLDPQSCGDPLQAVHLFAKELDAKSVTLEKSLGAGRFGDLCCGCLQLPGRQGLPVAVHTLRDGCSDSQRLSFLAEALTLGQFDHSHIVRLEGVVTRGNPLMIVTEYMNLGALDDFLRHHEGELMVAQLMALLPGLASAMKYLSEMGYVHRGLAARRVLVSSGLVCKISGFGRGPRDRAEAVYTTMSGRSPALWAAPETLQFGHFSSASDVWSFGIVMWEVMAFGERPYWDMSGQDVIKAVEDGFRLPPPRNCPSLLHRLMLDCWQKDPGERPRFSQIHSILSKMGQEPEPPKCAAATCLRPPTPLADRTFSAFPSFGSVGAWLEALDLCRYKDNFSAAGYGSLEAVAEMTAQDLGNLGISSTEHREALLSGISALQTRGLQLQGQEVHV from the exons ATGGAGCCTGGCCCCGGTCCACACCCGCTGCGCCTGTTCGTCTGCCTGATGCCACTCTGCCTTGCTCTGCTTCTGGGACCTGGGCGGCCCGGGACCGCCGAGGAAG TGGTCCTCCTGGACTCCAAAGCCTCCCAGGCTGAGCTGGGTTGGACTACACTGCCAAGTAACGGG TGGGAGGAGATTAGCGGCGTGGACGAACACGACCGTCCCATCCGCACGTACCAAGTGTGCAACGTGCTGGAGCCCAACCAGGACAACTGGCTGCAGACGGGCTGGATCAGCCGCGGCCGTGGGCAGCGCATCTTCGTGGAGCTGCAGTTCACGCTCCGCGACTGCAGCAGCATCCCCGGCGCCGCGGGGACCTGCAAAGAGACCTTCAACGCTTACTACCTAGAAACCGAGGCCGACCTGGGCCGGGGGCGTCCCCGCCTGGGAGGTAACCGGCCCCGCAAGATTGACACCATCGCGGCTGACGAGAGCTTCACGCAGGGCGACCTCGGGGAGCGCAAGATGAAGCTGAACACGGAGGTGCGTGAGATCGGCCCCCTCAGCCGGCCAGGCTTCCACCTGGCCTTCCAGGACGTGGGCGCATGCGTGGCGCTGGTCTCTGTGCGCGTCTACTACAAGCAGTGCGGGGCCACGGTGCGGGGCCTGGCCGCCTTCCCCGCCACCGCAGCGGAGAGCGCCTTCTCCACGCTGGTGGAAGTGGCCGGAACGTGCGTGGCCCACTCGGAGGGGGAGCCCGGCAGCCCTCCCCGCATGCACTGCGGCGCGGATGGCGAGTGGCTGGTGCCCGTGGGGCGCTGCAGTTGTAGTGCCGGCTTCCAGGAACGTGGTGACCTCTGCGAAG CCTGTCCCCCAGGGTTTTACAAGGTGTCCCCAAGGCGGCCCCTCTGCTCACCGTGCCCGGAGCACAGCTTGGCCCTGGAGAATGCTTCTATATTCTGCGTGTGCCAGGACACCTACGCTCGCTCGCCCACCGACCCGCCCTCAGCTTCCTGCACCC GGCCGCCCTCGGCGCCGCGGGACCTGCAGTATAGCCTGAGCCGCTCCCCACTGGCGCTGCGGCTGCGCTGGCTGCCGCCTGCGGACTCCGGCGGCCGCTCCGACGTCACCTATTCGCTGCTGTGCCTGCGCTGCGGCCGCGACGGCCCGGCGGGCGCGTGCCAACCCTGCGGGCCACGCGTGGCCTTCGTCCCGCGCCAGGCCGGGCTGCGGGAACGCGCCGCCACGCTGCTGCACCTGCGGCCGGGCGCGCGCTACACCGTGCGCGTGGCCGCGCTCAACGGCGTCTCGGGCCCGGCGGCCGCAGCGGGGGCCACCTACGCGCAGGTCACAGTGTCCACCGGACCCGGGG CACCCTGGGAGGAGGATGAAATCCGCAGAGACCGCGTGGAGCCCCAGAGCGTGTCCCTGTCATGGCGGGAGCCTGTTCCTGTTGGAGCTCCCGGAACCAATGGCACCGAGTATGAGATCCGCTACTACGAGAAG GGTCAGAGTGAGCAGACTTACTCCACAGTGAAGACAGGGGCTCCGGCCGTCACTGTCACCAACCTGAAGCCTGCTACCAGATACGTTTTTCAGATCCGGGCAGCCTCCCCAGGGCCTTCATGGGAGGCCCAGAGCTTCAGCCCCAGCATTGAAGTGCAGACCCCCCGCGAAG cTGCTTCTGGGTCCAGGGATCAGAGCCCTGCAGTGGTTGTCACCGTAGTTACCATCTCAGCCCTCCTGGTCCTGGGCTCTGTGATGAGTGTGCTGGCCATCTGGAGGAGGTGGGTAGCTGGTGTCATCCTGAGTGTGCTGGCCATCTGGAGGAG GCCCTGCGATGGCAAAGGAGGTGGGGACGCCCACGACGAGGAGGAACTGTATTTCCACT TCAAAGTCCCGACACGCCGCACGTTTCTGGACCCCCAAAGCTGCGGGGACCCGCTGCAGGCGGTGCATCTGTTCGCCAAGGAGCTAGATGCCAAAAGCGTCACCCTGGAGAAGAGCTTGGGAGCAG GGCGATTTGGGGACCTGTGCTGTGGCTGCCTGCAGCTGCCTGGTCGCCAGGGGCTGCCCGTGGCCGTACACACTCTGAGGGATGGTTGCTCGGACTCGCAGAGGCTCAGCTTCCTGGCTGAGGCCCTCACCCTGGGGCAGTTTGACCACAGCCACATTGTGCGCCTGGAAGGCGTTGTCACCCGAG GAAACCCCTTGATGATTGTCACTGAGTACATGAACCTTGGAGCCCTTGATGACTTCCTCAGG CATCACGAGGGGGAGCTGATGGTTGCTCAGCTGATGGCTCTGCTGCCGGGGCTGGCCTCGGCCATGAAGTACCTGTCAGAGATGGGCTATGTTCACCGAGGCCTGGCAGCCCGCCGGGTACTGGTCAGCAGCGGCCTCGTCTGTAAGATCTCTGGCTTTGGGCGGGGTCCCCGGGACCGAGCCGAGGCGGTCTACACCACCATG AGTGGCAGGAGCCCAGCACTCTGGGCAGCTCCCGAGACACTTCAGTTTGGCCACTTCAGTTCTGCCAGTGACGTATGGAGCTTTGGCATTGTCATGTGGGAGGTGATGGCCTTTGGGGAACGACCCTACTGGGACATGTCTGGACAAGAT GTGATCAAGGCTGTGGAGGATGGCTTCCGGCTGCCACCCCCCAGGAACTGTCCCTCCCTACTACACCGACTCATGCTTGACTGCTGGCAGAAAGACCCTGGTGAGCGGCCCAGGTTCTCTCAGATCCACAGCATCCTGAGCAAGATGGGGCAGGAGCCGGAACCCCCCAAGTGTGCTGCGGCCACTTGTCTCAG GCCTCCCACACCCCTGGCGGACCGTACCTTCTCTGCCTTCCCCTCTTTTGGTTCTGTGGGCGCCTGGCTAGAGGCCCTGGACCTGTGCCGCTACAAGGACAACTTCTCTGCAGCAGGCTATGGGAGCCTGGAGGCTGTGGCTGAGATGACTGCCCA GGACCTGGGGAACCTGGGCATCTCTTCCACTGAGCATCGAGAAGCCCTCCTGAGTGGGATCAGCGCCCTGCAGACTCGAGGGCTGCAGCTACAGGGTCAGGAGGTGCACGTGTGA
- the Epha10 gene encoding ephrin type-A receptor 10 isoform X3 — protein MEPGPGPHPLRLFVCLMPLCLALLLGPGRPGTAEEVVLLDSKASQAELGWTTLPSNGWEEISGVDEHDRPIRTYQVCNVLEPNQDNWLQTGWISRGRGQRIFVELQFTLRDCSSIPGAAGTCKETFNAYYLETEADLGRGRPRLGGNRPRKIDTIAADESFTQGDLGERKMKLNTEVREIGPLSRPGFHLAFQDVGACVALVSVRVYYKQCGATVRGLAAFPATAAESAFSTLVEVAGTCVAHSEGEPGSPPRMHCGADGEWLVPVGRCSCSAGFQERGDLCEAPWEEDEIRRDRVEPQSVSLSWREPVPVGAPGTNGTEYEIRYYEKGQSEQTYSTVKTGAPAVTVTNLKPATRYVFQIRAASPGPSWEAQSFSPSIEVQTPREAASGSRDQSPAVVVTVVTISALLVLGSVMSVLAIWRRWVAGVILSVLAIWRRPCDGKGGGDAHDEEELYFHFKVPTRRTFLDPQSCGDPLQAVHLFAKELDAKSVTLEKSLGAGRFGDLCCGCLQLPGRQGLPVAVHTLRDGCSDSQRLSFLAEALTLGQFDHSHIVRLEGVVTRGNPLMIVTEYMNLGALDDFLRHHEGELMVAQLMALLPGLASAMKYLSEMGYVHRGLAARRVLVSSGLVCKISGFGRGPRDRAEAVYTTMSGRSPALWAAPETLQFGHFSSASDVWSFGIVMWEVMAFGERPYWDMSGQDVIKAVEDGFRLPPPRNCPSLLHRLMLDCWQKDPGERPRFSQIHSILSKMGQEPEPPKCAAATCLRPPTPLADRTFSAFPSFGSVGAWLEALDLCRYKDNFSAAGYGSLEAVAEMTAQDLGNLGISSTEHREALLSGISALQTRGLQLQGQEVHV, from the exons ATGGAGCCTGGCCCCGGTCCACACCCGCTGCGCCTGTTCGTCTGCCTGATGCCACTCTGCCTTGCTCTGCTTCTGGGACCTGGGCGGCCCGGGACCGCCGAGGAAG TGGTCCTCCTGGACTCCAAAGCCTCCCAGGCTGAGCTGGGTTGGACTACACTGCCAAGTAACGGG TGGGAGGAGATTAGCGGCGTGGACGAACACGACCGTCCCATCCGCACGTACCAAGTGTGCAACGTGCTGGAGCCCAACCAGGACAACTGGCTGCAGACGGGCTGGATCAGCCGCGGCCGTGGGCAGCGCATCTTCGTGGAGCTGCAGTTCACGCTCCGCGACTGCAGCAGCATCCCCGGCGCCGCGGGGACCTGCAAAGAGACCTTCAACGCTTACTACCTAGAAACCGAGGCCGACCTGGGCCGGGGGCGTCCCCGCCTGGGAGGTAACCGGCCCCGCAAGATTGACACCATCGCGGCTGACGAGAGCTTCACGCAGGGCGACCTCGGGGAGCGCAAGATGAAGCTGAACACGGAGGTGCGTGAGATCGGCCCCCTCAGCCGGCCAGGCTTCCACCTGGCCTTCCAGGACGTGGGCGCATGCGTGGCGCTGGTCTCTGTGCGCGTCTACTACAAGCAGTGCGGGGCCACGGTGCGGGGCCTGGCCGCCTTCCCCGCCACCGCAGCGGAGAGCGCCTTCTCCACGCTGGTGGAAGTGGCCGGAACGTGCGTGGCCCACTCGGAGGGGGAGCCCGGCAGCCCTCCCCGCATGCACTGCGGCGCGGATGGCGAGTGGCTGGTGCCCGTGGGGCGCTGCAGTTGTAGTGCCGGCTTCCAGGAACGTGGTGACCTCTGCGAAG CACCCTGGGAGGAGGATGAAATCCGCAGAGACCGCGTGGAGCCCCAGAGCGTGTCCCTGTCATGGCGGGAGCCTGTTCCTGTTGGAGCTCCCGGAACCAATGGCACCGAGTATGAGATCCGCTACTACGAGAAG GGTCAGAGTGAGCAGACTTACTCCACAGTGAAGACAGGGGCTCCGGCCGTCACTGTCACCAACCTGAAGCCTGCTACCAGATACGTTTTTCAGATCCGGGCAGCCTCCCCAGGGCCTTCATGGGAGGCCCAGAGCTTCAGCCCCAGCATTGAAGTGCAGACCCCCCGCGAAG cTGCTTCTGGGTCCAGGGATCAGAGCCCTGCAGTGGTTGTCACCGTAGTTACCATCTCAGCCCTCCTGGTCCTGGGCTCTGTGATGAGTGTGCTGGCCATCTGGAGGAGGTGGGTAGCTGGTGTCATCCTGAGTGTGCTGGCCATCTGGAGGAG GCCCTGCGATGGCAAAGGAGGTGGGGACGCCCACGACGAGGAGGAACTGTATTTCCACT TCAAAGTCCCGACACGCCGCACGTTTCTGGACCCCCAAAGCTGCGGGGACCCGCTGCAGGCGGTGCATCTGTTCGCCAAGGAGCTAGATGCCAAAAGCGTCACCCTGGAGAAGAGCTTGGGAGCAG GGCGATTTGGGGACCTGTGCTGTGGCTGCCTGCAGCTGCCTGGTCGCCAGGGGCTGCCCGTGGCCGTACACACTCTGAGGGATGGTTGCTCGGACTCGCAGAGGCTCAGCTTCCTGGCTGAGGCCCTCACCCTGGGGCAGTTTGACCACAGCCACATTGTGCGCCTGGAAGGCGTTGTCACCCGAG GAAACCCCTTGATGATTGTCACTGAGTACATGAACCTTGGAGCCCTTGATGACTTCCTCAGG CATCACGAGGGGGAGCTGATGGTTGCTCAGCTGATGGCTCTGCTGCCGGGGCTGGCCTCGGCCATGAAGTACCTGTCAGAGATGGGCTATGTTCACCGAGGCCTGGCAGCCCGCCGGGTACTGGTCAGCAGCGGCCTCGTCTGTAAGATCTCTGGCTTTGGGCGGGGTCCCCGGGACCGAGCCGAGGCGGTCTACACCACCATG AGTGGCAGGAGCCCAGCACTCTGGGCAGCTCCCGAGACACTTCAGTTTGGCCACTTCAGTTCTGCCAGTGACGTATGGAGCTTTGGCATTGTCATGTGGGAGGTGATGGCCTTTGGGGAACGACCCTACTGGGACATGTCTGGACAAGAT GTGATCAAGGCTGTGGAGGATGGCTTCCGGCTGCCACCCCCCAGGAACTGTCCCTCCCTACTACACCGACTCATGCTTGACTGCTGGCAGAAAGACCCTGGTGAGCGGCCCAGGTTCTCTCAGATCCACAGCATCCTGAGCAAGATGGGGCAGGAGCCGGAACCCCCCAAGTGTGCTGCGGCCACTTGTCTCAG GCCTCCCACACCCCTGGCGGACCGTACCTTCTCTGCCTTCCCCTCTTTTGGTTCTGTGGGCGCCTGGCTAGAGGCCCTGGACCTGTGCCGCTACAAGGACAACTTCTCTGCAGCAGGCTATGGGAGCCTGGAGGCTGTGGCTGAGATGACTGCCCA GGACCTGGGGAACCTGGGCATCTCTTCCACTGAGCATCGAGAAGCCCTCCTGAGTGGGATCAGCGCCCTGCAGACTCGAGGGCTGCAGCTACAGGGTCAGGAGGTGCACGTGTGA
- the Epha10 gene encoding ephrin type-A receptor 10 isoform X2, protein MEPGPGPHPLRLFVCLMPLCLALLLGPGRPGTAEEVVLLDSKASQAELGWTTLPSNGWEEISGVDEHDRPIRTYQVCNVLEPNQDNWLQTGWISRGRGQRIFVELQFTLRDCSSIPGAAGTCKETFNAYYLETEADLGRGRPRLGGNRPRKIDTIAADESFTQGDLGERKMKLNTEVREIGPLSRPGFHLAFQDVGACVALVSVRVYYKQCGATVRGLAAFPATAAESAFSTLVEVAGTCVAHSEGEPGSPPRMHCGADGEWLVPVGRCSCSAGFQERGDLCEACPPGFYKVSPRRPLCSPCPEHSLALENASIFCVCQDTYARSPTDPPSASCTRPPSAPRDLQYSLSRSPLALRLRWLPPADSGGRSDVTYSLLCLRCGRDGPAGACQPCGPRVAFVPRQAGLRERAATLLHLRPGARYTVRVAALNGVSGPAAAAGATYAQVTVSTGPGAPWEEDEIRRDRVEPQSVSLSWREPVPVGAPGTNGTEYEIRYYEKGQSEQTYSTVKTGAPAVTVTNLKPATRYVFQIRAASPGPSWEAQSFSPSIEVQTPREAASGSRDQSPAVVVTVVTISALLVLGSVMSVLAIWRRPCDGKGGGDAHDEEELYFHFKVPTRRTFLDPQSCGDPLQAVHLFAKELDAKSVTLEKSLGAGRFGDLCCGCLQLPGRQGLPVAVHTLRDGCSDSQRLSFLAEALTLGQFDHSHIVRLEGVVTRGNPLMIVTEYMNLGALDDFLRHHEGELMVAQLMALLPGLASAMKYLSEMGYVHRGLAARRVLVSSGLVCKISGFGRGPRDRAEAVYTTMSGRSPALWAAPETLQFGHFSSASDVWSFGIVMWEVMAFGERPYWDMSGQDVIKAVEDGFRLPPPRNCPSLLHRLMLDCWQKDPGERPRFSQIHSILSKMGQEPEPPKCAAATCLRPPTPLADRTFSAFPSFGSVGAWLEALDLCRYKDNFSAAGYGSLEAVAEMTAQDLGNLGISSTEHREALLSGISALQTRGLQLQGQEVHV, encoded by the exons ATGGAGCCTGGCCCCGGTCCACACCCGCTGCGCCTGTTCGTCTGCCTGATGCCACTCTGCCTTGCTCTGCTTCTGGGACCTGGGCGGCCCGGGACCGCCGAGGAAG TGGTCCTCCTGGACTCCAAAGCCTCCCAGGCTGAGCTGGGTTGGACTACACTGCCAAGTAACGGG TGGGAGGAGATTAGCGGCGTGGACGAACACGACCGTCCCATCCGCACGTACCAAGTGTGCAACGTGCTGGAGCCCAACCAGGACAACTGGCTGCAGACGGGCTGGATCAGCCGCGGCCGTGGGCAGCGCATCTTCGTGGAGCTGCAGTTCACGCTCCGCGACTGCAGCAGCATCCCCGGCGCCGCGGGGACCTGCAAAGAGACCTTCAACGCTTACTACCTAGAAACCGAGGCCGACCTGGGCCGGGGGCGTCCCCGCCTGGGAGGTAACCGGCCCCGCAAGATTGACACCATCGCGGCTGACGAGAGCTTCACGCAGGGCGACCTCGGGGAGCGCAAGATGAAGCTGAACACGGAGGTGCGTGAGATCGGCCCCCTCAGCCGGCCAGGCTTCCACCTGGCCTTCCAGGACGTGGGCGCATGCGTGGCGCTGGTCTCTGTGCGCGTCTACTACAAGCAGTGCGGGGCCACGGTGCGGGGCCTGGCCGCCTTCCCCGCCACCGCAGCGGAGAGCGCCTTCTCCACGCTGGTGGAAGTGGCCGGAACGTGCGTGGCCCACTCGGAGGGGGAGCCCGGCAGCCCTCCCCGCATGCACTGCGGCGCGGATGGCGAGTGGCTGGTGCCCGTGGGGCGCTGCAGTTGTAGTGCCGGCTTCCAGGAACGTGGTGACCTCTGCGAAG CCTGTCCCCCAGGGTTTTACAAGGTGTCCCCAAGGCGGCCCCTCTGCTCACCGTGCCCGGAGCACAGCTTGGCCCTGGAGAATGCTTCTATATTCTGCGTGTGCCAGGACACCTACGCTCGCTCGCCCACCGACCCGCCCTCAGCTTCCTGCACCC GGCCGCCCTCGGCGCCGCGGGACCTGCAGTATAGCCTGAGCCGCTCCCCACTGGCGCTGCGGCTGCGCTGGCTGCCGCCTGCGGACTCCGGCGGCCGCTCCGACGTCACCTATTCGCTGCTGTGCCTGCGCTGCGGCCGCGACGGCCCGGCGGGCGCGTGCCAACCCTGCGGGCCACGCGTGGCCTTCGTCCCGCGCCAGGCCGGGCTGCGGGAACGCGCCGCCACGCTGCTGCACCTGCGGCCGGGCGCGCGCTACACCGTGCGCGTGGCCGCGCTCAACGGCGTCTCGGGCCCGGCGGCCGCAGCGGGGGCCACCTACGCGCAGGTCACAGTGTCCACCGGACCCGGGG CACCCTGGGAGGAGGATGAAATCCGCAGAGACCGCGTGGAGCCCCAGAGCGTGTCCCTGTCATGGCGGGAGCCTGTTCCTGTTGGAGCTCCCGGAACCAATGGCACCGAGTATGAGATCCGCTACTACGAGAAG GGTCAGAGTGAGCAGACTTACTCCACAGTGAAGACAGGGGCTCCGGCCGTCACTGTCACCAACCTGAAGCCTGCTACCAGATACGTTTTTCAGATCCGGGCAGCCTCCCCAGGGCCTTCATGGGAGGCCCAGAGCTTCAGCCCCAGCATTGAAGTGCAGACCCCCCGCGAAG cTGCTTCTGGGTCCAGGGATCAGAGCCCTGCAGTGGTTGTCACCGTAGTTACCATCTCAGCCCTCCTGGTCCTGGGCTCTGTGATGAGTGTGCTGGCCATCTGGAGGAG GCCCTGCGATGGCAAAGGAGGTGGGGACGCCCACGACGAGGAGGAACTGTATTTCCACT TCAAAGTCCCGACACGCCGCACGTTTCTGGACCCCCAAAGCTGCGGGGACCCGCTGCAGGCGGTGCATCTGTTCGCCAAGGAGCTAGATGCCAAAAGCGTCACCCTGGAGAAGAGCTTGGGAGCAG GGCGATTTGGGGACCTGTGCTGTGGCTGCCTGCAGCTGCCTGGTCGCCAGGGGCTGCCCGTGGCCGTACACACTCTGAGGGATGGTTGCTCGGACTCGCAGAGGCTCAGCTTCCTGGCTGAGGCCCTCACCCTGGGGCAGTTTGACCACAGCCACATTGTGCGCCTGGAAGGCGTTGTCACCCGAG GAAACCCCTTGATGATTGTCACTGAGTACATGAACCTTGGAGCCCTTGATGACTTCCTCAGG CATCACGAGGGGGAGCTGATGGTTGCTCAGCTGATGGCTCTGCTGCCGGGGCTGGCCTCGGCCATGAAGTACCTGTCAGAGATGGGCTATGTTCACCGAGGCCTGGCAGCCCGCCGGGTACTGGTCAGCAGCGGCCTCGTCTGTAAGATCTCTGGCTTTGGGCGGGGTCCCCGGGACCGAGCCGAGGCGGTCTACACCACCATG AGTGGCAGGAGCCCAGCACTCTGGGCAGCTCCCGAGACACTTCAGTTTGGCCACTTCAGTTCTGCCAGTGACGTATGGAGCTTTGGCATTGTCATGTGGGAGGTGATGGCCTTTGGGGAACGACCCTACTGGGACATGTCTGGACAAGAT GTGATCAAGGCTGTGGAGGATGGCTTCCGGCTGCCACCCCCCAGGAACTGTCCCTCCCTACTACACCGACTCATGCTTGACTGCTGGCAGAAAGACCCTGGTGAGCGGCCCAGGTTCTCTCAGATCCACAGCATCCTGAGCAAGATGGGGCAGGAGCCGGAACCCCCCAAGTGTGCTGCGGCCACTTGTCTCAG GCCTCCCACACCCCTGGCGGACCGTACCTTCTCTGCCTTCCCCTCTTTTGGTTCTGTGGGCGCCTGGCTAGAGGCCCTGGACCTGTGCCGCTACAAGGACAACTTCTCTGCAGCAGGCTATGGGAGCCTGGAGGCTGTGGCTGAGATGACTGCCCA GGACCTGGGGAACCTGGGCATCTCTTCCACTGAGCATCGAGAAGCCCTCCTGAGTGGGATCAGCGCCCTGCAGACTCGAGGGCTGCAGCTACAGGGTCAGGAGGTGCACGTGTGA